The Deltaproteobacteria bacterium genome has a window encoding:
- a CDS encoding MOSC domain-containing protein — MRVVSIAVSKKKGTGKIPVREAEVVINHGIRGDAHAGSWHRQVSFLASEQIEQCRARGLDVDFGDFAENIATEGVDWKQVPVGSKVRIGDAVILEITQIGKECRKKCAIYYQAGDCIMPREGTFARVLKGGAVRVGDSVKIEKSRIP; from the coding sequence ATGAGGGTTGTTTCCATCGCTGTTAGCAAGAAAAAGGGTACAGGAAAGATTCCAGTCCGAGAGGCCGAAGTTGTGATCAATCATGGTATCCGTGGCGACGCCCATGCGGGATCGTGGCACCGCCAGGTGAGTTTTCTCGCCTCGGAACAGATCGAGCAATGCCGGGCACGGGGACTTGATGTGGACTTCGGAGATTTTGCTGAAAACATCGCGACTGAGGGGGTGGATTGGAAACAAGTTCCGGTAGGGTCCAAGGTGAGGATCGGTGATGCCGTGATCCTGGAAATCACTCAGATCGGGAAGGAATGCAGGAAAAAATGCGCGATCTATTACCAGGCCGGAGATTGTATCATGCCAAGGGAGGGTACCTTTGCGCGTGTATTGAAAGGGGGAGCCGTTCGGGTGGGTGATTCTGTGAAAATCGAAAAAAGCCGGATTCCTTAA
- a CDS encoding universal stress protein → MPNSILVSLNDSVSSRAVVEYLAQLSFCPEDWHITLIHLFRKPSASEELMGKKFTEELPERYRAMLEKARDKLVEAGFNPDHIEIKLVTEPYPTIADGIIDQCKKRKYNMVVIGRKKMSKAEEFVLGDVSVKLVRALEGAAVLVVKSE, encoded by the coding sequence TTGCCGAATTCAATCCTTGTATCACTCAATGATTCCGTAAGTTCCAGGGCCGTCGTGGAATACCTGGCCCAGCTGTCATTCTGCCCGGAAGACTGGCACATCACGCTTATTCATCTTTTCAGAAAACCGTCGGCAAGCGAAGAACTGATGGGCAAGAAATTCACGGAGGAACTCCCCGAGCGTTATAGGGCCATGTTGGAAAAGGCCAGGGACAAGCTCGTCGAGGCGGGATTCAACCCGGATCATATCGAGATCAAGCTGGTGACCGAACCTTACCCGACCATAGCGGACGGCATTATTGATCAATGTAAAAAAAGAAAATACAATATGGTGGTTATCGGCCGAAAGAAGATGTCCAAGGCGGAGGAATTCGTCTTGGGGGATGTCAGCGTGAAGCTGGTTCGGGCCTTGGAAGGTGCCGCGGTCCTTGTGGTGAAGTCCGAATAA
- a CDS encoding protein kinase has protein sequence MKGRLFTDTSDIFSIDRGDIIQIGEKRYRVTGHERERRFGMDDPKFWVKRAVDLETGEKKILKLTFLESFETSLGGAKITCFRNPDKEARILEAVREHPHFMQGRAFRDEKENIIRVLDIVHGPNFFLYTDALEMSHRHYFENHFPVILKKLIKAFEAIRHLHHLGFKHGDIRNDHLMVENKTGNYVWIDFDYDYEALENPYSLDIFGLGNVLINAVGKGFHAIEMIRKDTMVYGDLKDRLDRDDFSIIFKRRFVNLKKLYPYIPKSLNDIIMHFSIGANVYYEQVEEMLEDLNRCLYTDF, from the coding sequence GTGAAAGGAAGGCTGTTCACTGACACTTCGGATATCTTTTCCATCGACCGGGGCGATATCATACAGATCGGTGAAAAGCGATACAGGGTCACGGGTCATGAACGGGAACGCCGCTTCGGCATGGACGATCCCAAATTCTGGGTCAAGAGGGCTGTGGATCTTGAGACAGGAGAAAAGAAGATCCTGAAGCTTACCTTTCTGGAATCCTTCGAGACCAGCCTCGGAGGAGCGAAAATCACTTGCTTCAGGAATCCCGACAAGGAAGCCCGCATATTAGAAGCAGTTCGAGAACACCCCCATTTCATGCAGGGAAGGGCATTCCGCGATGAAAAGGAAAACATCATCCGTGTACTGGATATCGTTCACGGTCCCAACTTCTTTCTTTATACAGACGCCCTTGAGATGAGCCACCGGCACTATTTCGAAAACCATTTTCCGGTCATTTTGAAAAAATTGATCAAGGCCTTTGAAGCCATCCGGCATCTTCATCACCTGGGTTTTAAGCATGGGGACATTCGCAATGATCATCTCATGGTCGAAAACAAGACAGGGAACTACGTCTGGATCGATTTTGACTATGATTACGAGGCCCTTGAAAACCCATACAGCCTCGATATCTTCGGGCTTGGAAACGTTTTGATCAATGCCGTGGGCAAGGGATTTCATGCTATAGAAATGATCCGGAAGGATACCATGGTCTATGGAGACTTAAAGGACCGTCTTGATCGGGATGACTTTTCCATCATCTTCAAGAGGCGTTTCGTCAACCTGAAGAAGCTTTATCCCTATATCCCAAAATCACTCAACGACATAATCATGCATTTCTCCATCGGAGCGAACGTTTACTATGAACAGGTGGAAGAGATGCTTGAAGACCTGAACCGTTGTCTGTATACGGATTTCTAA
- a CDS encoding GAF domain-containing protein: MKPQTKRRFYLNEFKAISHAISTYEDFNLLVNHIAEGTARSFRAKGCSIMIFDERENQLFTVGSYGISDAYLHKGPIFADEKYCSFFSGEPIFVKDMSTDPRIHYPEEAVKEGITSMLCVPIKHRRNVIGSIRIYQSESRPFHPEDVSAMCVLAEQLGLVIENNGLRNFAEKIKTAVESLPQRVLEDL, from the coding sequence ATGAAGCCGCAAACCAAAAGAAGGTTTTACCTTAATGAATTCAAAGCCATCAGCCATGCTATCTCAACCTATGAGGATTTCAACCTCCTGGTCAATCACATCGCTGAAGGCACCGCCAGGTCGTTCCGGGCAAAGGGATGCAGCATCATGATCTTCGACGAGCGGGAAAACCAGTTATTCACAGTAGGCAGTTACGGCATCAGTGACGCCTACCTCCACAAGGGGCCCATATTCGCAGATGAGAAGTATTGCTCCTTTTTTTCCGGTGAACCGATCTTTGTGAAGGATATGAGCACTGATCCACGGATCCACTACCCTGAGGAGGCGGTGAAAGAGGGTATCACCTCCATGCTCTGCGTACCCATTAAGCACCGGCGGAATGTCATCGGGTCTATCAGGATTTATCAAAGCGAATCCCGCCCGTTTCACCCGGAGGATGTCAGCGCCATGTGTGTGCTGGCCGAACAGCTCGGCCTGGTCATTGAAAACAATGGTCTTCGTAATTTTGCCGAAAAGATCAAGACGGCGGTCGAGAGTCTTCCCCAGAGGGTGCTGGAGGACCTTTGA
- a CDS encoding NAD(P)-binding domain-containing protein, producing the protein MKIVIVGAGAMGRFLGGMLGRSGNEVIFVEKDPGIVDAINHKGIQFIELGASGTAPYLTVKAWAIQDGKSIEACDLTILAVKSYVTASAARGIRHLVTESSPILTLQTGLGNVETLCEILDPENILGGVTYHGSTSLRDSMVRHAGTGRTIIGEIDGEIGERVERVQALLNASDIHTRITDNVMGHI; encoded by the coding sequence ATGAAAATCGTCATCGTGGGCGCCGGGGCCATGGGAAGGTTTCTCGGGGGAATGCTCGGAAGAAGCGGCAATGAAGTGATCTTTGTCGAGAAGGACCCCGGGATCGTGGATGCCATCAACCACAAGGGAATCCAGTTTATCGAGCTGGGCGCCTCAGGGACGGCCCCCTACCTCACCGTCAAGGCCTGGGCGATACAGGACGGAAAAAGCATCGAGGCATGTGACCTGACCATTCTGGCCGTAAAGAGTTACGTAACGGCATCAGCAGCCAGGGGTATCCGTCACCTTGTCACCGAATCCTCTCCTATCCTGACCCTCCAAACAGGCCTTGGAAATGTGGAAACCCTGTGCGAGATCCTTGATCCGGAAAATATACTGGGAGGAGTGACTTACCACGGCTCCACCTCCCTAAGAGATTCCATGGTGAGGCATGCCGGAACGGGACGTACGATCATCGGCGAGATCGACGGGGAAATCGGAGAGCGGGTCGAACGAGTTCAGGCCCTTCTGAATGCATCGGATATCCATACGCGGATCACTGACAACGTGATGGGACATATTTAG
- a CDS encoding class I adenylate cyclase, protein MINHFDTNLLRKNKIIFRQYAQMRREYAYELNQEKASVAFEIIPALLSVNEPELPGFVPDGEDACGVYGIGTSSDLEGQIHRYFPEMKKRRVHFQKYLVKRPIVESLFLMGSIGTVAQTEKSDFDFWVCVDSTVFDARCLRHLHKKTQEISLWCGSTFGMEVHFFISELDRVRENDFGRVDEESTGSSQKRFLKEECYRTMLFVAGKIPIWWVVPQGTDREGYYRLMDRFREEAPYDFDDFVDLGYLGSISREEFMGTALWHLSKGIKDPFKALLKMAMMEWYLSDAFEGRLLCDLLKERVLAGGKNLLDVDPYLLMVETVLDYYLSQGRYEHMDLVRKAFYLKADPGITRVKLRRGPGDYKTEAFRGLIGKWGWPIEVVEELNLVEKWSYARHLKLSTEINKFFFSTYRRLSDSQLLKERQAINDLDLTILGRRIYVLFSRQPKKLQLIPYLTGRRIVLDRCIFQYRRSKSGQSGWTLLDATRYALERNKKPPRIFTSDRIVRAAAWLVINGIFDSRETTVEMPSNPSGVDINRLIELLRHLYDFFKPGERGVGMGDALQSEAKYERIVVVVDMEPLAVPGGPSSIDLVYSNTWGEIFTDAFPFQEGLSVVSGYVHQMELKDPSEAVSRVKVYLPQTEKDDERRKMIYQAILFGFAGC, encoded by the coding sequence ATGATCAATCACTTTGATACTAATCTGCTTCGAAAAAACAAGATCATTTTCCGGCAATACGCCCAAATGAGGAGAGAGTATGCCTATGAACTTAACCAGGAGAAGGCCTCCGTGGCCTTTGAGATCATCCCGGCCCTCTTAAGCGTCAATGAGCCCGAACTCCCCGGTTTCGTTCCTGACGGGGAGGATGCTTGTGGTGTTTACGGAATCGGAACTTCGAGCGACCTCGAAGGGCAAATCCACCGCTATTTCCCGGAAATGAAAAAGCGCCGCGTCCATTTTCAGAAATACCTGGTCAAGAGACCCATCGTGGAGTCCCTTTTCCTCATGGGGAGCATCGGAACGGTGGCCCAGACGGAGAAGTCGGATTTCGATTTCTGGGTTTGTGTGGACTCTACAGTCTTTGACGCTCGCTGTCTCCGACACTTGCACAAGAAGACCCAGGAGATCTCCCTTTGGTGCGGGAGCACTTTCGGCATGGAAGTCCACTTTTTCATATCGGAGTTGGACCGTGTCCGGGAAAACGATTTCGGGCGGGTGGACGAGGAGAGCACGGGATCAAGCCAGAAGCGGTTCTTGAAGGAAGAGTGTTACAGGACCATGCTGTTCGTTGCGGGAAAGATACCCATCTGGTGGGTGGTTCCTCAGGGAACGGACCGTGAGGGATACTATCGACTCATGGATCGATTCAGGGAAGAGGCCCCTTATGACTTCGACGACTTCGTGGACCTGGGATACTTGGGTAGCATCTCCAGGGAGGAATTCATGGGGACGGCCCTGTGGCACTTGAGCAAGGGCATCAAGGACCCCTTTAAGGCCCTCCTCAAGATGGCCATGATGGAGTGGTATCTTTCCGATGCCTTCGAGGGGAGATTGCTCTGTGATCTTTTAAAGGAACGGGTGCTTGCAGGCGGGAAAAACCTGCTGGATGTTGACCCTTACCTCCTGATGGTGGAAACCGTCCTTGATTATTACCTTTCACAGGGTCGATACGAGCACATGGATCTCGTCCGAAAGGCCTTTTACCTCAAAGCCGATCCAGGAATTACGAGGGTGAAACTACGTCGCGGCCCTGGTGATTACAAGACAGAGGCCTTCAGAGGACTGATCGGGAAATGGGGATGGCCGATCGAGGTCGTGGAGGAACTCAACCTGGTGGAGAAGTGGAGCTATGCCAGGCATTTGAAGCTTTCAACAGAAATCAACAAGTTTTTCTTTTCCACCTACCGCAGGCTTTCCGATAGTCAACTTCTGAAGGAAAGACAGGCGATCAACGACCTGGATCTTACCATCTTGGGAAGAAGAATCTATGTTCTGTTCTCAAGGCAACCCAAGAAACTCCAGTTGATCCCTTACCTTACCGGCAGAAGAATCGTCCTGGACCGTTGCATATTCCAGTACCGGCGCAGCAAGTCCGGTCAGTCGGGGTGGACTCTTCTCGATGCGACCCGCTATGCACTCGAGAGGAACAAGAAGCCGCCCCGCATATTCACTTCGGACCGGATCGTGAGGGCCGCCGCCTGGTTGGTGATAAACGGCATCTTCGATTCTCGCGAAACGACCGTGGAGATGCCTTCTAATCCTTCGGGTGTGGACATCAACCGGTTGATCGAGTTGCTTCGGCACCTCTATGATTTTTTCAAGCCCGGGGAGAGGGGAGTGGGCATGGGAGACGCCCTGCAAAGTGAGGCCAAATACGAGAGAATCGTCGTGGTAGTGGATATGGAGCCTTTAGCCGTACCTGGAGGTCCGTCGAGTATCGATCTGGTTTACAGTAATACCTGGGGTGAGATCTTCACGGATGCCTTTCCTTTCCAGGAAGGGCTCTCAGTCGTGAGCGGGTATGTGCACCAGATGGAGCTGAAGGATCCCTCGGAGGCCGTATCCAGGGTCAAGGTATACCTTCCCCAGACGGAAAAGGACGACGAACGACGAAAGATGATTTACCAGGCGATATTGTTTGGGTTTGCAGGATGTTAA
- a CDS encoding topoisomerase DNA-binding C4 zinc finger domain-containing protein, whose translation MEKPAENKPSEGVTLRECFDKIFFQHMDRLLGSHYGIDDLPLNLVNVTSMILLTEQLTEEMENFSNPSERYTLSTLFQEITEMGLAMEEDTEDILQDIIQKEYAGLDEEGHISAKTPTISVVQMIDRAFPKMPGLNLIASLAQAVDEARSGRKDLESALRVFDQILKMQGVPLSQEKSSRKGRKSSTTSTKIKERTPASPIFIPPSTIGPRRKLSDIYQAELLKKIREQSQKQTEREGFAGTGSEEGVSLEPNDIETLSSDETATDESGIKDIPFQEMESSLPQAPQGETADAAQLPDEEKAEEEDDRAGMEPREDAQDAQPEMDETEELSDEDETAALTGDSAYPRTGYESLPPEPGADEAKESEPEAEPEPEEPPEDDIEKRIQEFEQALSLQCPLCKTGVISREETSTGKTYYKCNAPECNFISWGKPFHIPCPQCQNPFLVEGTKRDGTEILKCPRATCGYWQEHSTADGPGVASAALASPKGGRRKRRVVRRPRRRVVRRRVVKKKR comes from the coding sequence ATGGAAAAGCCTGCTGAAAACAAACCATCGGAAGGTGTAACCCTCAGAGAATGCTTCGATAAAATTTTTTTCCAGCACATGGACAGACTGCTTGGAAGCCACTATGGTATCGACGACCTTCCCTTGAACCTCGTAAACGTGACGAGTATGATTCTCCTCACCGAACAACTGACTGAGGAGATGGAGAACTTCTCCAATCCGTCGGAACGCTATACCCTGTCCACCCTCTTCCAGGAAATCACTGAAATGGGACTCGCCATGGAGGAAGACACGGAGGATATTCTACAGGATATCATCCAAAAGGAATATGCCGGCCTAGACGAAGAGGGGCACATTTCCGCCAAGACTCCAACCATCAGCGTGGTTCAGATGATCGACCGGGCGTTTCCCAAGATGCCGGGTCTCAATCTGATCGCATCCCTGGCCCAGGCCGTGGATGAAGCTCGCTCCGGGAGAAAAGACCTGGAATCGGCCCTTCGCGTCTTCGATCAGATCTTGAAGATGCAAGGGGTTCCCCTATCGCAGGAAAAATCCTCGCGAAAAGGGCGCAAATCCAGCACTACCTCAACAAAAATCAAGGAACGAACTCCTGCCTCCCCTATTTTCATCCCACCATCCACGATCGGACCCAGACGGAAGCTCTCGGATATTTACCAGGCTGAACTGCTCAAGAAGATACGGGAGCAGTCCCAAAAGCAAACGGAAAGGGAAGGGTTTGCAGGGACTGGTTCTGAAGAAGGCGTTTCCCTTGAACCCAACGATATCGAAACCTTATCCTCCGATGAAACAGCCACGGATGAATCCGGAATCAAAGACATTCCGTTCCAGGAGATGGAATCCTCGCTTCCTCAGGCACCTCAGGGAGAGACTGCAGATGCGGCCCAACTGCCGGATGAAGAAAAAGCCGAGGAGGAAGATGATCGTGCCGGGATGGAGCCCAGGGAAGATGCCCAAGATGCTCAACCGGAAATGGATGAGACAGAAGAGTTATCCGATGAGGATGAAACCGCAGCCTTGACGGGAGATTCCGCTTATCCCCGTACCGGGTATGAATCCCTTCCCCCTGAACCCGGAGCGGATGAGGCGAAAGAGTCTGAACCTGAGGCTGAGCCTGAACCAGAGGAACCTCCGGAAGATGACATTGAAAAACGCATCCAGGAGTTCGAACAGGCCCTCTCTCTTCAGTGTCCCCTTTGCAAAACAGGAGTCATCAGCAGGGAAGAGACCTCAACTGGTAAGACCTATTACAAGTGTAATGCTCCGGAATGCAACTTCATCAGTTGGGGCAAGCCGTTCCATATTCCTTGCCCACAGTGCCAAAATCCTTTCCTGGTTGAAGGCACGAAAAGGGACGGGACCGAGATCTTGAAGTGTCCAAGGGCCACTTGCGGTTACTGGCAGGAGCATTCAACGGCAGATGGGCCTGGAGTGGCCTCCGCTGCGCTTGCTTCTCCAAAGGGGGGGAGGAGGAAGAGGAGGGTGGTGAGAAGGCCGAGAAGGCGGGTCGTTCGGAGACGTGTTGTTAAGAAAAAACGTTAG